In Polyodon spathula isolate WHYD16114869_AA unplaced genomic scaffold, ASM1765450v1 scaffolds_501, whole genome shotgun sequence, the genomic window GTTGGTAAGATAAACTCCACGAAGTGAGGTTATGTTGGTAAAGTCACTTTTTCCGCTGGCTGCAAACAAGTGACGCTCCAGTGACTTTGAGTAAAGGACACCACGGTCATCCGATGTGTACACCATGCCAAAGTCAGTGTCTAcaacagtgaaaaaacaaataaagacagTTTATGAGAAGAAtagctttttgttttaataataaataagaacaaattaattaggaaaaaaagaaaaagctgtcaGCTTCATGGGGCGTTATTTGATGCTATAGTATATTTACTTTTTGAACAGGGTTTTGAACAATCTGTATATAAATCAGTAAATCAATCACCATTCATCAGTCTCAAAATCTACTTTCTCTTCACACTAACGCACCTCTTAAATCTACATCTTGGTATTCAAAATAACAATTCTCTGAAGCAATAGCACCAGTTAACACCATCTTGTTtgcatttagaaaataaaatcctTAAGCTTGAATCAGTGCCAACAATACCTACCTCCTGGTTCATCCACATGCATAAAAATCATATCCTCATCTGCTTCAAGCACTgaataaaactagaaaaaaaaggaaaaccatgCATTTTTTTAGGCTTTAATTATTTCAGACATGTTTTACTGTTGGTGATAGCAATCTATGTACAAGTTTACTGTGGTAATTAAACAGAATATTGTagttaaacagaatattttaCCTTGTTTTCCAATACATTATTAGTGTAGTGcgctaaaatataataataatatttttaaagggCAACTTTTTCTAATTGTCACTTTGATTGGTGCATTCGGGTAActtccaggaaaaaaaataaaaataaaaaaattctattggttgtttaaactgaaaatatcAGTTGTGTTCTTCTTGACATGcagaattaaaatgttgtttagcAAATGTGATGTTGACACAGGAACTAACCCATAACCATGCTAATGGTTATGAAAATGTTGAGCAGATACTGGGCCACATTCACAAGGCTTTAACAGAGCAAAAAAGAATACTAGTTAAGTTGAAATATAAAAGTCAAGC contains:
- the LOC121308174 gene encoding sortilin-like, which codes for MIFMHVDEPGDTDFGMVYTSDDRGVLYSKSLERHLFAASGKSDFTNITSLRGVYLTNVLDEDGSIRSVITYDRGGEWNPLNKPADVKCASDNKRVSSTLGYYAITVSSYS